The Bos indicus x Bos taurus breed Angus x Brahman F1 hybrid chromosome 13, Bos_hybrid_MaternalHap_v2.0, whole genome shotgun sequence genome includes a region encoding these proteins:
- the SMOX gene encoding spermine oxidase isoform X5, giving the protein MQSCESSGDSADDPLSRGLRRRGQPRVVVIGAGLAGLAAAKALLEQGFTDVTVLEASSRIGGRVQSVKLGHATFELGATWIHGSHGNPIYHLAEANGLLEETTDGERSVGRISLYSKNGVACYLTNRGCRIPKDVVEEFSDLYNEVYNLTQEFFRHGKPVNAESQNSVGVFTREEVRNRIRDDPDDPEATKRLKLAMIQQYLKRQHASFFRPGLPAEKVAAIHRLGIGTTDKIFLEFEEPFWGPECNSLRFVWEDEAESCTLTYPPELWYRKICGFDVLYPPERYGHVLSGWICGEEALVMEKCDDEAVAEICTEMLRQFTGNPNIPKPRRILRSAWGSNPYFRGSYSYTQVGSSGADVEKLAKPLPYTESSKTAPMQVLFSGEATHRKYYSTTHGALLSGQREAARLIEMYRDLFQQGT; this is encoded by the exons ATGCAAAGTTGTGAATCCAGTGGTGACAGTGCGGATGACCCTCTCAGTCGTGGCCTGCGGAGAAGGGGACAGCCTCGTGTGGTGGTGATCGGTGCTGGCTTGGCTGGCCTGGCTGCGGCCAAAGCACTTCTGGAGCAGGGCTTTACAGATGTCACTGTGCTTGAGGCGTCCAGCCGCATCGGGGGCCGCGTACAGAGTGTGAAACTTG GACACGCTACCTTTGAGCTGGGAGCCACGTGGATCCATGGCTCCCACGGGAATCCTATCTATCATCTAGCAGAAGCCAACGGGCTCCTGGAAGAGACAACTGATGGAGAGCGCAGTGTGGGCCGCATCAGCCTCTACTCCAAGAATGGCGTGGCCTGCTACCTCACCAACCGTGGCTGCAGGATCCCCAAGGATGTGGTTGAGGAATTCAGTGATTTATACAACGAG GTCTATAACTTGACCCAGGAGTTCTTCCGGCATGGTAAACCAGTTAACGCTGAGAGTCAGAACAGCGTGGGGGTGTTCACCCGAGAGGAGGTGCGCAACCGCATCAGGGATGACCCTGATGATCCAGAGGCCACCAAGCGCCTGAAGCTCGCCATGATCCAGCAGTACCTGAAG AGGCAGCATGCCAGCTTCTTTCGGCCAGGCCTGCCCGCCGAGAAGGTGGCTGCCATCCACCGACTGGGCATCGGCACCACTGACAAGATCTTTCTAGAATTCGAGGAGCCCTTCTGGGGCCCCGAGTGCAACAGCCTACGGTTTGTGTGGGAGGACGAGGCGGAGAGCTGCACGCTCACCTACCCGCCCGAGCTTTGGTACCGCAAGATCTGTGGCTTTGATGTCCTCTACCCGCCTGAGCGATACGGCCATGTGCTGAGTGGCTGGATCTGTGGGGAGGAGGCCCTTGTCATGGAGAAGTGTGATGACGAGGCAGTGGCCGAGATCTGCACAGAGATGCTGCGGCAGTTCACAG GGAACCCCAATATCCCAAAGCCTCGGCGAATCCTGCGTTCAGCCTGGGGCAGCAACCCCTACTTCCGGGGATCCTATTCATACACACAGGTGGGCTCAAGTGGGGCAGATGTGGAGAAGCTGGCCAAGCCCCTGCCGTACACGGAGAGCTCCAAGACAGCG CCTATGCAGGTGCTGTTCTCAGGTGAGGCCACCCATCGCAAGTACTATTCCACCACCCATGGTGCTCTGCTCTCTGGCCAGCGTGAGGCTGCCCGTCTCATTGAGATGTACCGAGACCTCTTCCAGCAGGGGACCTGA
- the SMOX gene encoding spermine oxidase isoform X2: MQSCESSGDSADDPLSRGLRRRGQPRVVVIGAGLAGLAAAKALLEQGFTDVTVLEASSRIGGRVQSVKLGHATFELGATWIHGSHGNPIYHLAEANGLLEETTDGERSVGRISLYSKNGVACYLTNRGCRIPKDVVEEFSDLYNEVYNLTQEFFRHGKPVNAESQNSVGVFTREEVRNRIRDDPDDPEATKRLKLAMIQQYLKVESCESSSHSMDEVSLSAFGEWTEIPGAHHVIPSGFMRVVELLAEGIPAHVIQLGKPVRCVHWDQASSRPRGPEIEPRDEGDHNHDAGEGSQGGEEPREERQDEDEQWPVVVECEDCEVIPADHVIVTVSLGVLKRQHASFFRPGLPAEKVAAIHRLGIGTTDKIFLEFEEPFWGPECNSLRFVWEDEAESCTLTYPPELWYRKICGFDVLYPPERYGHVLSGWICGEEALVMEKCDDEAVAEICTEMLRQFTGNPNIPKPRRILRSAWGSNPYFRGSYSYTQVGSSGADVEKLAKPLPYTESSKTAPMQVLFSGEATHRKYYSTTHGALLSGQREAARLIEMYRDLFQQGT; encoded by the exons ATGCAAAGTTGTGAATCCAGTGGTGACAGTGCGGATGACCCTCTCAGTCGTGGCCTGCGGAGAAGGGGACAGCCTCGTGTGGTGGTGATCGGTGCTGGCTTGGCTGGCCTGGCTGCGGCCAAAGCACTTCTGGAGCAGGGCTTTACAGATGTCACTGTGCTTGAGGCGTCCAGCCGCATCGGGGGCCGCGTACAGAGTGTGAAACTTG GACACGCTACCTTTGAGCTGGGAGCCACGTGGATCCATGGCTCCCACGGGAATCCTATCTATCATCTAGCAGAAGCCAACGGGCTCCTGGAAGAGACAACTGATGGAGAGCGCAGTGTGGGCCGCATCAGCCTCTACTCCAAGAATGGCGTGGCCTGCTACCTCACCAACCGTGGCTGCAGGATCCCCAAGGATGTGGTTGAGGAATTCAGTGATTTATACAACGAG GTCTATAACTTGACCCAGGAGTTCTTCCGGCATGGTAAACCAGTTAACGCTGAGAGTCAGAACAGCGTGGGGGTGTTCACCCGAGAGGAGGTGCGCAACCGCATCAGGGATGACCCTGATGATCCAGAGGCCACCAAGCGCCTGAAGCTCGCCATGATCCAGCAGTACCTGAAG GTGGAAAGCTGTGAGAGTAGCTCGCACAGCATGGATGAGGTGTCCCTGAGCGCCTTTGGGGAATGGACTGAGATTCCTGGTGCCCACCACGTCATCCCCTCGGGCTTCATGCGGGTTGTGGAGCTGCTGGCTGAGGGCATCCCAGCCCACGTCATCCAGCTGGGGAAACCCGTCCGTTGTGTTCACTGGGACCAGGCCTCATCCCGCCCTCGGGGCCCTGAGATTGAGCCCCGGGATGAGGGTGACCATAATCATGATGCCGGGGAGGGCAGTCAGGGTGGAGAGGAGCCCCGGGAGGAGAGGCAGGATGAGGATGAGCAGTGGCCAGTGGTGGTGGAGTGCGAGGACTGTGAGGTGATCCCGGCAGACCACGTGATCGTGACCGTGTCACTGGGCGTGCTCAAGAGGCAGCATGCCAGCTTCTTTCGGCCAGGCCTGCCCGCCGAGAAGGTGGCTGCCATCCACCGACTGGGCATCGGCACCACTGACAAGATCTTTCTAGAATTCGAGGAGCCCTTCTGGGGCCCCGAGTGCAACAGCCTACGGTTTGTGTGGGAGGACGAGGCGGAGAGCTGCACGCTCACCTACCCGCCCGAGCTTTGGTACCGCAAGATCTGTGGCTTTGATGTCCTCTACCCGCCTGAGCGATACGGCCATGTGCTGAGTGGCTGGATCTGTGGGGAGGAGGCCCTTGTCATGGAGAAGTGTGATGACGAGGCAGTGGCCGAGATCTGCACAGAGATGCTGCGGCAGTTCACAG GGAACCCCAATATCCCAAAGCCTCGGCGAATCCTGCGTTCAGCCTGGGGCAGCAACCCCTACTTCCGGGGATCCTATTCATACACACAGGTGGGCTCAAGTGGGGCAGATGTGGAGAAGCTGGCCAAGCCCCTGCCGTACACGGAGAGCTCCAAGACAGCG CCTATGCAGGTGCTGTTCTCAGGTGAGGCCACCCATCGCAAGTACTATTCCACCACCCATGGTGCTCTGCTCTCTGGCCAGCGTGAGGCTGCCCGTCTCATTGAGATGTACCGAGACCTCTTCCAGCAGGGGACCTGA
- the SMOX gene encoding spermine oxidase isoform X4: MQSCESSGDSADDPLSRGLRRRGQPRVVVIGAGLAGLAAAKALLEQGFTDVTVLEASSRIGGRVQSVKLGHATFELGATWIHGSHGNPIYHLAEANGLLEETTDGERSVGRISLYSKNGVACYLTNRGCRIPKDVVEEFSDLYNEVYNLTQEFFRHGKPVNAESQNSVGVFTREEVRNRIRDDPDDPEATKRLKLAMIQQYLKRQHASFFRPGLPAEKVAAIHRLGIGTTDKIFLEFEEPFWGPECNSLRFVWEDEAESCTLTYPPELWYRKICGFDVLYPPERYGHVLSGWICGEEALVMEKCDDEAVAEICTEMLRQFTGNPNIPKPRRILRSAWGSNPYFRGSYSYTQVGSSGADVEKLAKPLPYTESSKTAQGSSSKQLPGHLLSSKCPEQSLEPNRGSIKPMQVLFSGEATHRKYYSTTHGALLSGQREAARLIEMYRDLFQQGT, encoded by the exons ATGCAAAGTTGTGAATCCAGTGGTGACAGTGCGGATGACCCTCTCAGTCGTGGCCTGCGGAGAAGGGGACAGCCTCGTGTGGTGGTGATCGGTGCTGGCTTGGCTGGCCTGGCTGCGGCCAAAGCACTTCTGGAGCAGGGCTTTACAGATGTCACTGTGCTTGAGGCGTCCAGCCGCATCGGGGGCCGCGTACAGAGTGTGAAACTTG GACACGCTACCTTTGAGCTGGGAGCCACGTGGATCCATGGCTCCCACGGGAATCCTATCTATCATCTAGCAGAAGCCAACGGGCTCCTGGAAGAGACAACTGATGGAGAGCGCAGTGTGGGCCGCATCAGCCTCTACTCCAAGAATGGCGTGGCCTGCTACCTCACCAACCGTGGCTGCAGGATCCCCAAGGATGTGGTTGAGGAATTCAGTGATTTATACAACGAG GTCTATAACTTGACCCAGGAGTTCTTCCGGCATGGTAAACCAGTTAACGCTGAGAGTCAGAACAGCGTGGGGGTGTTCACCCGAGAGGAGGTGCGCAACCGCATCAGGGATGACCCTGATGATCCAGAGGCCACCAAGCGCCTGAAGCTCGCCATGATCCAGCAGTACCTGAAG AGGCAGCATGCCAGCTTCTTTCGGCCAGGCCTGCCCGCCGAGAAGGTGGCTGCCATCCACCGACTGGGCATCGGCACCACTGACAAGATCTTTCTAGAATTCGAGGAGCCCTTCTGGGGCCCCGAGTGCAACAGCCTACGGTTTGTGTGGGAGGACGAGGCGGAGAGCTGCACGCTCACCTACCCGCCCGAGCTTTGGTACCGCAAGATCTGTGGCTTTGATGTCCTCTACCCGCCTGAGCGATACGGCCATGTGCTGAGTGGCTGGATCTGTGGGGAGGAGGCCCTTGTCATGGAGAAGTGTGATGACGAGGCAGTGGCCGAGATCTGCACAGAGATGCTGCGGCAGTTCACAG GGAACCCCAATATCCCAAAGCCTCGGCGAATCCTGCGTTCAGCCTGGGGCAGCAACCCCTACTTCCGGGGATCCTATTCATACACACAGGTGGGCTCAAGTGGGGCAGATGTGGAGAAGCTGGCCAAGCCCCTGCCGTACACGGAGAGCTCCAAGACAGCG CAAGGAAGCTCCTCAAAGCAGCTGCCTGGTCACCTTTTATCTTCCAAGTGCCCAGAACAGTCCCTGGAACCTAATAGGGGCTCCATAAAG CCTATGCAGGTGCTGTTCTCAGGTGAGGCCACCCATCGCAAGTACTATTCCACCACCCATGGTGCTCTGCTCTCTGGCCAGCGTGAGGCTGCCCGTCTCATTGAGATGTACCGAGACCTCTTCCAGCAGGGGACCTGA
- the SMOX gene encoding spermine oxidase isoform X1 produces MQSCESSGDSADDPLSRGLRRRGQPRVVVIGAGLAGLAAAKALLEQGFTDVTVLEASSRIGGRVQSVKLGHATFELGATWIHGSHGNPIYHLAEANGLLEETTDGERSVGRISLYSKNGVACYLTNRGCRIPKDVVEEFSDLYNEVYNLTQEFFRHGKPVNAESQNSVGVFTREEVRNRIRDDPDDPEATKRLKLAMIQQYLKVESCESSSHSMDEVSLSAFGEWTEIPGAHHVIPSGFMRVVELLAEGIPAHVIQLGKPVRCVHWDQASSRPRGPEIEPRDEGDHNHDAGEGSQGGEEPREERQDEDEQWPVVVECEDCEVIPADHVIVTVSLGVLKRQHASFFRPGLPAEKVAAIHRLGIGTTDKIFLEFEEPFWGPECNSLRFVWEDEAESCTLTYPPELWYRKICGFDVLYPPERYGHVLSGWICGEEALVMEKCDDEAVAEICTEMLRQFTGNPNIPKPRRILRSAWGSNPYFRGSYSYTQVGSSGADVEKLAKPLPYTESSKTAQGSSSKQLPGHLLSSKCPEQSLEPNRGSIKPMQVLFSGEATHRKYYSTTHGALLSGQREAARLIEMYRDLFQQGT; encoded by the exons ATGCAAAGTTGTGAATCCAGTGGTGACAGTGCGGATGACCCTCTCAGTCGTGGCCTGCGGAGAAGGGGACAGCCTCGTGTGGTGGTGATCGGTGCTGGCTTGGCTGGCCTGGCTGCGGCCAAAGCACTTCTGGAGCAGGGCTTTACAGATGTCACTGTGCTTGAGGCGTCCAGCCGCATCGGGGGCCGCGTACAGAGTGTGAAACTTG GACACGCTACCTTTGAGCTGGGAGCCACGTGGATCCATGGCTCCCACGGGAATCCTATCTATCATCTAGCAGAAGCCAACGGGCTCCTGGAAGAGACAACTGATGGAGAGCGCAGTGTGGGCCGCATCAGCCTCTACTCCAAGAATGGCGTGGCCTGCTACCTCACCAACCGTGGCTGCAGGATCCCCAAGGATGTGGTTGAGGAATTCAGTGATTTATACAACGAG GTCTATAACTTGACCCAGGAGTTCTTCCGGCATGGTAAACCAGTTAACGCTGAGAGTCAGAACAGCGTGGGGGTGTTCACCCGAGAGGAGGTGCGCAACCGCATCAGGGATGACCCTGATGATCCAGAGGCCACCAAGCGCCTGAAGCTCGCCATGATCCAGCAGTACCTGAAG GTGGAAAGCTGTGAGAGTAGCTCGCACAGCATGGATGAGGTGTCCCTGAGCGCCTTTGGGGAATGGACTGAGATTCCTGGTGCCCACCACGTCATCCCCTCGGGCTTCATGCGGGTTGTGGAGCTGCTGGCTGAGGGCATCCCAGCCCACGTCATCCAGCTGGGGAAACCCGTCCGTTGTGTTCACTGGGACCAGGCCTCATCCCGCCCTCGGGGCCCTGAGATTGAGCCCCGGGATGAGGGTGACCATAATCATGATGCCGGGGAGGGCAGTCAGGGTGGAGAGGAGCCCCGGGAGGAGAGGCAGGATGAGGATGAGCAGTGGCCAGTGGTGGTGGAGTGCGAGGACTGTGAGGTGATCCCGGCAGACCACGTGATCGTGACCGTGTCACTGGGCGTGCTCAAGAGGCAGCATGCCAGCTTCTTTCGGCCAGGCCTGCCCGCCGAGAAGGTGGCTGCCATCCACCGACTGGGCATCGGCACCACTGACAAGATCTTTCTAGAATTCGAGGAGCCCTTCTGGGGCCCCGAGTGCAACAGCCTACGGTTTGTGTGGGAGGACGAGGCGGAGAGCTGCACGCTCACCTACCCGCCCGAGCTTTGGTACCGCAAGATCTGTGGCTTTGATGTCCTCTACCCGCCTGAGCGATACGGCCATGTGCTGAGTGGCTGGATCTGTGGGGAGGAGGCCCTTGTCATGGAGAAGTGTGATGACGAGGCAGTGGCCGAGATCTGCACAGAGATGCTGCGGCAGTTCACAG GGAACCCCAATATCCCAAAGCCTCGGCGAATCCTGCGTTCAGCCTGGGGCAGCAACCCCTACTTCCGGGGATCCTATTCATACACACAGGTGGGCTCAAGTGGGGCAGATGTGGAGAAGCTGGCCAAGCCCCTGCCGTACACGGAGAGCTCCAAGACAGCG CAAGGAAGCTCCTCAAAGCAGCTGCCTGGTCACCTTTTATCTTCCAAGTGCCCAGAACAGTCCCTGGAACCTAATAGGGGCTCCATAAAG CCTATGCAGGTGCTGTTCTCAGGTGAGGCCACCCATCGCAAGTACTATTCCACCACCCATGGTGCTCTGCTCTCTGGCCAGCGTGAGGCTGCCCGTCTCATTGAGATGTACCGAGACCTCTTCCAGCAGGGGACCTGA
- the SMOX gene encoding spermine oxidase isoform X3, whose product MQSCESSGDSADDPLSRGLRRRGQPRVVVIGAGLAGLAAAKALLEQGFTDVTVLEASSRIGGRVQSVKLGHATFELGATWIHGSHGNPIYHLAEANGLLEETTDGERSVGRISLYSKNGVACYLTNRGCRIPKDVVEEFSDLYNEVYNLTQEFFRHGKPVNAESQNSVGVFTREEVRNRIRDDPDDPEATKRLKLAMIQQYLKVESCESSSHSMDEVSLSAFGEWTEIPGAHHVIPSGFMRVVELLAEGIPAHVIQLGKPVRCVHWDQASSRPRGPEIEPRDEGDHNHDAGEGSQGGEEPREERQDEDEQWPVVVECEDCEVIPADHVIVTVSLGVLKRQHASFFRPGLPAEKVAAIHRLGIGTTDKIFLEFEEPFWGPECNSLRFVWEDEAESCTLTYPPELWYRKICGFDVLYPPERYGHVLSGWICGEEALVMEKCDDEAVAEICTEMLRQFTGNPNIPKPRRILRSAWGSNPYFRGSYSYTQVGSSGADVEKLAKPLPYTESSKTAHLLRRSPKVLSSGKLCVISLTEGLFSGLSAPRPNTHHVTYDAI is encoded by the exons ATGCAAAGTTGTGAATCCAGTGGTGACAGTGCGGATGACCCTCTCAGTCGTGGCCTGCGGAGAAGGGGACAGCCTCGTGTGGTGGTGATCGGTGCTGGCTTGGCTGGCCTGGCTGCGGCCAAAGCACTTCTGGAGCAGGGCTTTACAGATGTCACTGTGCTTGAGGCGTCCAGCCGCATCGGGGGCCGCGTACAGAGTGTGAAACTTG GACACGCTACCTTTGAGCTGGGAGCCACGTGGATCCATGGCTCCCACGGGAATCCTATCTATCATCTAGCAGAAGCCAACGGGCTCCTGGAAGAGACAACTGATGGAGAGCGCAGTGTGGGCCGCATCAGCCTCTACTCCAAGAATGGCGTGGCCTGCTACCTCACCAACCGTGGCTGCAGGATCCCCAAGGATGTGGTTGAGGAATTCAGTGATTTATACAACGAG GTCTATAACTTGACCCAGGAGTTCTTCCGGCATGGTAAACCAGTTAACGCTGAGAGTCAGAACAGCGTGGGGGTGTTCACCCGAGAGGAGGTGCGCAACCGCATCAGGGATGACCCTGATGATCCAGAGGCCACCAAGCGCCTGAAGCTCGCCATGATCCAGCAGTACCTGAAG GTGGAAAGCTGTGAGAGTAGCTCGCACAGCATGGATGAGGTGTCCCTGAGCGCCTTTGGGGAATGGACTGAGATTCCTGGTGCCCACCACGTCATCCCCTCGGGCTTCATGCGGGTTGTGGAGCTGCTGGCTGAGGGCATCCCAGCCCACGTCATCCAGCTGGGGAAACCCGTCCGTTGTGTTCACTGGGACCAGGCCTCATCCCGCCCTCGGGGCCCTGAGATTGAGCCCCGGGATGAGGGTGACCATAATCATGATGCCGGGGAGGGCAGTCAGGGTGGAGAGGAGCCCCGGGAGGAGAGGCAGGATGAGGATGAGCAGTGGCCAGTGGTGGTGGAGTGCGAGGACTGTGAGGTGATCCCGGCAGACCACGTGATCGTGACCGTGTCACTGGGCGTGCTCAAGAGGCAGCATGCCAGCTTCTTTCGGCCAGGCCTGCCCGCCGAGAAGGTGGCTGCCATCCACCGACTGGGCATCGGCACCACTGACAAGATCTTTCTAGAATTCGAGGAGCCCTTCTGGGGCCCCGAGTGCAACAGCCTACGGTTTGTGTGGGAGGACGAGGCGGAGAGCTGCACGCTCACCTACCCGCCCGAGCTTTGGTACCGCAAGATCTGTGGCTTTGATGTCCTCTACCCGCCTGAGCGATACGGCCATGTGCTGAGTGGCTGGATCTGTGGGGAGGAGGCCCTTGTCATGGAGAAGTGTGATGACGAGGCAGTGGCCGAGATCTGCACAGAGATGCTGCGGCAGTTCACAG GGAACCCCAATATCCCAAAGCCTCGGCGAATCCTGCGTTCAGCCTGGGGCAGCAACCCCTACTTCCGGGGATCCTATTCATACACACAGGTGGGCTCAAGTGGGGCAGATGTGGAGAAGCTGGCCAAGCCCCTGCCGTACACGGAGAGCTCCAAGACAGCG CATCTTCTGAGAAGAAGCCCAAAGGTCCTGTCCTCTGGGAAGCTTTGTGTGATCTCCCTGACAGAGGGCCTCTTTTCTGGGCTCTCAGCACCTCGCCCAAACACCCATCACGTCACGTATGATGCCATTTAG